Proteins co-encoded in one Brassica oleracea var. oleracea cultivar TO1000 chromosome C4, BOL, whole genome shotgun sequence genomic window:
- the LOC106342536 gene encoding receptor-like protein 12, with the protein MMKTSCIHFHFLLVLLFCCAFSSSILMTNAVYAGVYACRPDQILALELFQSEFDSHTCNGSTYDDSYSCDNTTGSMVELELSSGCLKGILKPNSSLFELRHLRSLHISNNNFKSSSLPSGFSNLNRLEVLTLSSNGFVGQLSFSFSNLSQLSHLDLSSNELTGSFPLIKNLSRLSYLDLSSNHFSGTLNPSLFELHRLFYLDLSKNNLVSSSVPYEFDNLNRLEFLSLSNNGFQGQIPSFSNLSQLSSLYLQDNEFTGIEEPISKLINLRELDLSFQNISYPIDLNLFSSLKYLMTLILSGNSISPASLSSDSGISLDLIILGLSGCDIRQFPNFFKNLDGLQQVDISNNKIKGKIPEWFWNLPNLDIVNLANNSFTGFEGSAEVLVNSTVTLLDLDLNNFEGPLPNPPHSLSHFSAWNNAFTGSIPLAICNRSFLTILDLSYNNFTGSIPRCLLNFQSSLTVLNLRKNSLEGSLPDMCNNGALLQTIDVGYNQLTGKLPKSLLSCSSLRFLNVENNKIKDAFPFWLKALPNLQILILSSNKFDGPISPPPGQGSFAFRGLHVLEISYNNFTGSLPSNYFDNWQTSSFKKDQDGRIYMGDYNHTSYHYGYNLDLRYKGLHMEQESVLTFYATIDFSGNKLEGQIPESIGLLKALIALNLSNNAFTGHIPLSLANVTELESLDLSNNQLSGTIPKGLERLSFLAYISVAHNQLKGEIPQGTQITGQPKSSFEGNEGLCGLPLEQSCFGSNAPPMQQPEEEKEEDEEEVLNWKAVAIGYGTGLLLGLSIAQVIASYKPEWLTKIMCQRNRRTR; encoded by the coding sequence ATGATGAAGACGTCATGTATACATTTTCATTTTCTCTTGGTACTCTTATTCTGTTGTGCCTTTTCTTCAAGCATCTTAATGACAAATGCTGTTTATGCTGGAGTTTATGCGTGTCGTCCTGACCAGATCCTAGCTCTTGAGCTGTTCCAGAGTGAGTTTGATTCCCACACTTGCAACGGCAGCACCTACGACGACTCTTACAGCTGCGATAACACTACTGGTTCTATGGTAGAGCTAGAACTCTCAAGTGGCTGTCTCAAAGGAATTTTGAAGCCCAACAGTAGCCTTTTCGAGTTGCGTCATCTTCGTAGCCTTCATATCTCTAACAACAACTTCAAGTCTTCTTCACTCCCTTCTGGATTCAGCAATCTCAACAGATTAGAGGTCTTGACTCTTTCCTCTAATGGCTTCGTAGGTCAACTCTCTTTCTCATTTAGTAACTTAAGCCAGCTTTCCCATTTAGACCTTTCCTCTAACGAGCTCACCGGTAGTTTCCCACTTATAAAGAATCTGAGTAGACTCTCCTATTTAGACCTTTCCTCTAACCATTTCTCTGGAACTTTGAATCCTAGCCTGTTCGAGTTGCATCGCCTTTTTTACCTTGATCTATCTAAGAACAACTTAGTTTCATCCTCAGTTCCTTATGAATTTGACAATCTCAACAGATTAGAGTTTTTGTCTCTTTCCAACAATGGTTTCCAAGGTCAAATTCCGTCATTTAGTAACCTAAGTCAGCTTAGCTCCCTGTACCTTCAAGATAACGAGTTCACTGGCATCGAAGAGCCTATCTCAAAGCTCATTAACCTCAGGGAACTCGACCTGTCTTTCCAAAACATAAGCTACCCAATTGACTTAAACCTCTTCTCCTCACTCAAATATTTGATGACACTTATTCTTTCTGGGAATAGTATATCGCCAGCTAGTTTAAGTTCAGATTCAGGCATCTCGTTGGACCTTATTATATTGGGTTTGTCAGGCTGTGACATCCGTCAGTTCCCAAATTTCTTCAAAAACCTTGATGGCTTGCAGCAAGTGGATATCTCCAACAACAAAATCAAAGGGAAGATTCCCGAGTGGTTTTGGAATCTTCCTAATTTGGACATAGTGAATCTTGCTAATAACTCATTCACAGGTTTTGAAGGTTCGGCAGAAGTTTTAGTGAATTCAACGGTCACGCTTTTAGATTTGGATTTAAACAATTTTGAAGGACCACTTCCTAATCCACCACACTCTCTCAGCCACTTCTCTGCATGGAACAATGCATTCACGGGGAGTATACCTCTTGCAATCTGCAACCGAAGCTTTCTTACTATTCTTGATCTCTCATACAACAACTTCACCGGCTCAATTCCTCGATGCCTGCTTAATTTTCAAAGCTCTCTCACGGTTTTGAATCTCAGGAAGAACAGCTTGGAGGGAAGTCTTCCAGACATGTGCAATAATGGTGCCTTGCTTCAGACAATTGATGTTGGCTACAATCAGCTAACCGGAAAGCTTCCAAAGTCTCTTCTCAGCTGCTCCTCTCTAAGGTTTCTAAACGTTGAGAACAACAAAATCAAAGACGCATTTCCTTTCTGGCTCAAGGCGTTACCAAACTTGCAAATTCTTATCCTCAGTTCAAACAAATTCGATGGTCCTATCTCTCCTCCTCCTGGTCAAGGTTCTTTTGCGTTTCGCGGGCTGCATGTACTTGAAATATCATACAACAACTTTACTGGAAGCTTGCCCTCGAATTACTTTGATAACTGGCAGACATCATCATTCAAGAAAGACCAAGATGGGCGTATTTATATGGGAGACTACAATCATACTTCTTATCACTACGGATACAATTTGGATTTGCGATACAAAGGTCTACACATGGAGCAAGAGAGTGTCCTCACGTTTTACGCCACCATTGATTTTTCTGGAAACAAACTTGAAGGACAGATTCCTGAATCTATTGGTCTCTTGAAGGCATTGATCGCGCTCAACTTATCAAACAACGCATTCACAGGTCATATTCCTCTGTCTTTGGCTAATGTTACCGAGCTTGAGTCACTTGATCTGTCAAACAACCAGCTCTCAGGGACCATTCCTAAAGGACTCGAGAGACTCTCGTTTCTGGCGTACATAAGTGTTGCTCACAACCAACTCAAGGGTGAAATACCGCAAGGAACACAGATCACTGGGCAACCTAAATCCTCCTTTGAAGGGAATGAAGGACTTTGTGGTCTTCCTCTCGAGCAAAGTTGCTTTGGGAGTAACGCACCACCAATGCAACAACCAGAGGAAGAAAAGGAAGAAGACGAGGAAGAAGTGTTGAACTGGAAAGCAGTAGCAATAGGGTATGGGACCGGATTGTTGCTTGGATTGTCAATAGCACAAGTTATTGCTTCATACAAACCGGAGTGGCTTACCAAGATAATGTGCCAGAGAAATCGCAGAACCCGTTAG
- the LOC106342336 gene encoding cellulose synthase-like protein D1 — MASSPPKNTLNSQQPSSSTRPPQAVKFGRRTSSGRTVSLSRDYDMDVPGDYSSGQNDYIDYTVLMPPTPDNQPAGSSSSAASTSQSKPDANRSSKMGNKMERRLSVMKSNNKSMLLRSQTGDFDHNRWLFESKGKYGIGNAFWPDDIDNGEGGVIMSDFLDKPWKPLTRKVKVPAKVLSPYRLLIVLRLVILFFFLWWRVANPNEDAMWLWGLSIVCEIWFAFSWILDILPKLNPINRATDLATLHDKFEQPSPSNPTGRSDLPGVDVFVSTADPEKEPPLVTANTLLSILAVDYPIEKLSAYISDDGGAILTFEAMAEAVRFAEYWVPFCRKHDIEPRNPDSYFSIKKDPTKNKKKPDFVKDRRWIKREYDEFKVRINGLPEQIKKRAEQFNLREELKEKRIAKEKNGGVLPPDGVEVVKATWMADGTHWPGTWFEPKPDHSKGDHAGILQIMSKVPELEPVMGGPNEGALDFTGIDIRVPMFAYVSREKRPGFDHNKKAGAMNGMVRASAILSNGAFILNLDCDHYVYNSKAIKEGMCFMMDRGGDRICYIQFPQRFEGIDPSDRYANHNTVFFDGNMRALDGLQGPVYVGTGCMFRRYALYGFNPPRANEYNGVFGQEKAPAMHVRTQSQASQISETSDLESDTQPLTDDPDLGLPKKFGNSTIFTDTIPVAEYQGRPLADHMSVQNGRPPGALLLPRPPLDAPTVAEAIAVISCWYEDNTEWGDRIGWIYGSVTEDVVTGYRMHNRGWRSVYCITKRDAFRGTAPINLTDRLHQVLRWATGSVEIFFSKNNAMFATRRLKFLQRVAYLNVGIYPFTSIFLVVYCFLPALCLFSGKFIVQSLDIHFLSYLLCISLTLILISLLEVKWSGIGLEEWWRNEQFWLIGGSSAHLAAVVQGLLKVLAGIEISFTLTSKASGEDEDDAFADLYIVKWTGLFIMPLTIIVVNLVAIVIGASRTIYSVIPQWNKLFGGIFFSMWVLTHMYPFCKGLMGRRGKVPTIVYVWSGLVSITVSLLWITISPPDDVSGGGGFSV; from the exons ATGGCTTCAAGTCCACCCAAAAACACCTTAAATTCACAACAACCCTCTTCCTCAACCCGCCCTCCTCAAGCCGTCAAGTTTGGTCGCCGGACGTCCAGTGGCCGCACCGTTAGCCTCTCTCGAGACTATGACATGGACGTCCCTGGCGATTACTCCTCCGGCCAAAATGATTACATCGACTACACCGTCCTCATGCCTCCTACACCTGACAACCAACCTGCGGGCTCTTCCTCCTCTGCCGCCTCAACGTCACAGTCAAAACCTGACGCAAACCGCAGCTCCAAGATGGGGAATAAGATGGAGAGGAGGTTATCCGTGATGAAATCTAATAATAAATCAATGTTGCTGAGGAGCCAGACGGGAGACTTTGATCATAACAGATGGTTGTTTGAATCTAAAGGCAAATATGGAATAGGAAACGCTTTTTGGCCAGATGATATTGATAACGGTGAAGGTGGTGTTATCATGTCAGATTTTTTAGACAAACCATGGAAGCCTCTCACAAGAAAAGTTAAAGTACCTGCCAAAGTTCTTAGTCCCTACAG GTTACTAATTGTGCTTCGTCTTGTGATACTCTTCTTCTTCCTATGGTGGCGTGTTGCGAATCCTAATGAAGATGCAATGTGGCTATGGGGACTATCTATAGTGTGCGAGATTTGGTTCGCTTTCTCTTGGATTCTTGACATTCTTCCAAAGCTAAACCCTATAAACAGAGCAACTGATCTAGCTACCTTGCATGACAAGTTTGAGCAGCCTTCTCCTTCAAACCCTACAGGTCGCTCTGATCTTCCTGGTGTTGATGTGTTTGTTTCCACGGCTGACCCGGAAAAGGAACCGCCGTTAGTCACCGCAAACACCCTTCTATCCATCCTCGCCGTGGATTATCCAATAGAGAAGCTTTCAGCCTACATTTCAGACGATGGTGGTGCAATTCTCACCTTTGAAGCCATGGCTGAAGCTGTTCGCTTTGCCGAG TATTGGGTGCCGTTTTGTAGAAAACATGACATAGAGCCGAGGAACCCTGATAGTTACTTCAGCATCAAGAAAGATCCAACCAAAAACAAGAAGAAGCCAGATTTTGTTAAAGATCGTCGCTGGATCAAACGTGAGTACGATGAATTCAAGGTCAGGATCAATGGTCTTCCAGAACAAATCAAGAAAAGAGCTGAGCAGTTCAACTTGAGAGAAGAGCTCAAGGAGAAGCGCATTGCAAAAGAGAAAAACGGCGGTGTATTGCCGCCGGACGGTGTTGAGGTTGTAAAAGCAACGTGGATGGCTGATGGTACACATTGGCCAGGAACGTGGTTTGAACCTAAACCTGATCATTCAAAAGGAGACCACGCTGGAATCCTACAG ATCATGAGCAAAGTGCCTGAGCTTGAACCGGTGATGGGCGGACCGAATGAAGGAGCGCTGGATTTCACAGGGATCGATATCCGAGTACCGATGTTTGCATATGTATCGCGTGAGAAACGTCCAGGGTTTGACCATAACAAGAAAGCTGGTGCCATGAATGGTATGGTTAGAGCTTCAGCCATATTATCCAATGGCGCCTTTATCCTCAATCTTGACTGTGATCACTACGTCTACAACTCCAAAGCTATCAAAGAAGGAATGTGTTTCATGATGGACCGAGGTGGTGATAGAATATGTTACATTCAGTTTCCACAAAGGTTTGAAGGAATTGACCCATCAGATCGATATGCAAATCACAATACTGTCTTCTTCGACG GTAACATGAGAGCATTAGATGGGTTACAAGGTCCGGTCTACGTCGGAACAGGGTGTATGTTCCGAAGGTATGCTCTTTATGGATTCAACCCACCTCGAGCCAACGAGTACAACGGCGTGTTCGGTCAGGAAAAGGCCCCGGCTATGCATGTCAGGACTCAGTCCCAAGCGTCCCAAATATCCGAAACATCTGATTTAGAGTCGGACACACAGCCTCTAACAGATGATCCGGATCTTGGTCTTCCCAAAAAGTTTGGTAACTCGACCATCTTCACAGACACTATTCCAGTCGCTGAGTACCAAGGACGGCCTCTAGCAGATCACATGTCAGTTCAAAACGGAAGACCGCCAGGTGCTTTGCTACTTCCACGGCCTCCCCTTGATGCTCCAACCGTAGCTGAAGCCATCGCTGTCATTTCTTGCTG GTACGAAGACAATACAGAATGGGGAGATAGAATAGGATGGATCTACGGGTCGGTAACCGAAGACGTGGTCACAGGCTACCGTATGCATAACCGCGGTTGGCGGTCCGTTTACTGCATCACAAAACGTGACGCTTTCCGCGGCACAGCTCCCATCAATCTCACCGACCGTCTCCACCAAGTCCTACGTTGGGCAACCGGCTCCGTAGAAATCTTCTTCTCCAAGAACAACGCCATGTTCGCCACCAGAAGGCTCAAATTTCTCCAGAGAGTCGCTTACCTCAACGTCGGTATCTACCCTTTCACCTCAATCTTCTTGGTCGTCTACTGCTTCCTCCCGGCACTATGCCTCTTCTCCGGCAAATTCATCGTCCAGAGCCTCGACATTCACTTCCTCTCATACCTCCTCTGCATCAGCCTCACCTTGATTCTAATCTCCCTCCTCGAGGTCAAATGGTCAGGGATCGGACTAGAAGAGTGGTGGAGAAACGAACAGTTTTGGCTCATCGGTGGCTCGAGCGCTCATCTCGCAGCAGTCGTCCAGGGTCTGCTCAAAGTACTAGCCGGAATCGAAATCTCATTCACCCTAACGTCGAAAGCTTCGGGAGAAGACGAGGACGACGCGTTTGCGGATCTTTACATCGTGAAGTGGACGGGGCTGTTCATCATGCCGCTTACGATCATTGTAGTGAACCTCGTTGCGATTGTTATCGGTGCTTCGAGGACGATATACAGTGTGATTCCGCAGTGGAACAAGTTGTTTGGAGGGATATTCTTTAGCATGTGGGTGTTGACGCATATGTATCCGTTTTGTAAAGGGTTGATGGGTCGGAGAGGGAAGGTTCCGACGATTGTTTATGTTTGGTCAGGGCTTGTGTCGATTACTGTCTCGCTGTTGTGGATCACGATTAGTCCTCCGGATGATGTTTCAGGCGGTGGAGGATTCTCGGTGTAA
- the LOC106338078 gene encoding LRR receptor-like serine/threonine-protein kinase FLS2 — MGFNHFEGEIPLPPLSINTFYARNNTFTGDIPLSFCNRTSLTVLDLSYNNFTGPIPQCLNDFMIVKLRKNNLEGSLPDRFNVVWTTTLNWRGVAIGFGPGVLLGLAIAQVIASYKPEWLIKIMYQ, encoded by the exons ATGGGGTTTAACCATTTTGAAGGAGAAATTCCTCTCCCACCACTCTCCATCAACACCTTCTATGCACGGAACAATACTTTCACAGGAGACATACCTCTTTCATTCTGCAACCGTACCTCTCTTACTGTTCTTGATTTATCCTACAACAACTTCACTGGACCGATTCCTCAATGTCTGAATGACTTCATGATTGTGAAACTCCGGAAGAACAACTTGGAAGGAAGTCTTCCAGACAGGTTCAACGTAG TGTGGACCACAACGTTGAACTGGAGGGGTGTGGCAATAGGGTTTGGGCCTGGAGTGTTGCTTGGATTGGCAATAGCACAAGTCATTGCTTCATACAAGCCAGAGTGGCTCATCAAGATAATGTACCAGTGA
- the LOC106338077 gene encoding leucine-rich repeat receptor-like protein kinase PXL1, whose translation MTIIMSGLNLLFPFLSLFVIFTPNFTLVAGLSGCGPHHIQALVQFKNEFDYSGCNQTDYFNGVMCDNITGEVTKLQLPSGCFTGVLKTNSSLFGFNHLRYLNLSYNKFTSSSLSSGFGSLNKLEVLSLSSNGFIGQVPSSLSNLSRLTELYLDHNELTGGFPLVQNITSLSILNLSLNHFSGAIPSSLLTMPFLSYLNLDENHLTDPVEVRSSSTSSRLETLHLRKNPFEGKILDLISNFTTLKYLGLSFQNISYPINLNFFSSLKSLLRLDLSGNSVLETSISSDSDVPRNIEKLLLSSCDISKFPEFVRSLDRLEHIDISNNKIKGKVPEWLWNLPHLIRANLVNNAFTHLEGSNDVLTNSSLRILDLALNHFEGPVPTPPLSINLFSAWNNSFTGNIPLSVCNRSSLVILDLSYNNLSGPIPRCLSNLKDSLVVVNLRKNNLEGSIPDMLYNGSLLRTLDVGYNQLTGKLPRSLLNCSSLRESSFAVLQQQYALYQEEHCEANSLIRSIYSCLFELVQHVA comes from the exons ATGACGATCATCATGTCGGGATTAAATCTGCTTTTTCCTTTTCTCTCACTCTTTGTTATCTTTACTCCAAACTTCACTCTTGTTGCTGGACTTTCTGGTTGTGGTCCCCACCATATTCAAGCACTTGTGCAATTCAAGAACGAGTTTGATTACAGCGGTTGCAACCAAACTGACTACTTCAATGGAGTCATGTGCGATAACATTACGGGTGAGGTCACGAAGCTACAACTCCCAAGTGGCTGCTTCACTGGAGTTCTCAAAACCAACAGTAGTCTCTTTGGATTTAACCATCTTCGTTACCTCAATCTCTCTTACAACAAGTTTACCTCCTCTTCACTCTCGTCTGGATTCGGCAGTCTCAACAAGTTAGAGGTCTTGTCTCTTTCCTCTAATGGCTTCATAGGTCAAGTTCCTTCCTCATTAAGTAACTTGAGTCGGCTAACCGAGTTGTATCTTGACCATAACGAGCTCACAGGTGGTTTCCCACTCGTACAAAATATAACCAGCCTCTCCATTTTGAACCTATCTCTTAATCACTTCTCTGGAGCCATCCCTTCCTCTCTCCTCACTATGCCTTTCTTGTCATATCTTAATCTCGATGAAAATCATCTCACCGATCCTGTTGAAGTTCGTAGCTCATCTACTTCTTCCCGGCTCGAAACTCTGCACCTTAGAAAAAACCCTTTCGAAGGAAAAATCCTAGACCTTATCTCAAACTTCACCACCCTTAAATATCTTGGCCTTTCTTTCCAAAACATAAGCTACCCAATTAACTTAAACTTTTTTTCCTCTCTCAAATCTTTGTTGAGACTTGATCTTTCCGGTAATAGTGTATTGGAAACTAGTATAAGTTCAGATTCAGACGTCCCACGTAACATAGAGAAATTGCTCTTGTCAAGCTGTGACATCAGCAAGTTCCCAGAATTTGTACGGAGCCTTGATAGATTGGAACATATAGACATTTCCAATAATAAAATTAAAGGGAAAGTCCCTGAGTGGCTTTGGAACCTTCCTCATCTGATCAGGGCCAATCTTGTCAACAATGCTTTCACTCATTTAGAAGGTTCAAATGACGTTTTAACGAATTCATCGTTGAGGATATTAGATTTGGCTTTAAACCATTTTGAAGGACCAGTTCCTACTCCACCACTCTCTATCAACCTCTTTTCTGCATGGAACAATAGTTTCACAGGAAACATACCTCTTTCAGTTTGCAACCGGAGCTCGCTGGTTATTCTTGATCTCTCCTACAACAACTTAAGCGGTCCGATTCCTCGATGTTTGAGTAACCTCAAAGACTCTCTCGTTGTCGTGAATCTCAGGAAGAACAACTTGGAAGGAAGTATTCCAGATATGCTCTACAATGGTTCGTTGCTGCGGACACTTGACGTAGGCTACAATCAATTAACTGGGAAGCTTCCAAGGTCTCTTCTGAATTGCTCTTCGCTAAG GGAAAGTTCCTTTGCTGTTCTTCAGCAGCAATATGCTCTCTACCAGGAGGAGCATTGCGAGGCAAACTCTCTCATCAGAAGCATCTACTCTTGTCTTTTTGAGCTGGTTCAACACGTCGCTTAA
- the LOC106338079 gene encoding receptor-like protein 12 — translation MVLVVHENGTEIEISEEQMEHREDEEEEITEVAELSVNSVVGLSAPHTIKLRGTINGEEVVVLIDSGATHNFISESLVRRLGLTRGTSRGYGVMVGGGMIVQGKGICEEVQLKCSSLKFLSVDNNNIKDTFPFWLKGLPNLQAFTLRSNRFYGPISPPGQGPLAFPELRILEIADNKFTGSLPQDYFVNWKVMTEDGSLLKTLIALNLSNNAFTGHIPRSLENVTELESLDLSRNKLSVWLITNSKAKYHKDHNLVGKLNHHLKGIQVYVVFLSKEVALRHHRHNSFEEEDEEEEGVLNWKAVVIRYGPGLLLAHVTASYKLKWYWYLKIVGLDKHKEVKPDDVVVGLVACLPRQIEAFTQFTNEFDTRSCNHSDYSNNGAWCDNSTGAVTKIHLTGCLSGTLKPNSSLFGFQQLRHLVLSNNNFISSTLPSKFGNLNRLEVLILSSNGLLGEVPSSISNLSQLSILKLSKNKLIGSFPLISNLTKLSVLSLSQNLFTGTIPSSIFTMPSLFYLNVNDNHLTGPHEVPDSSTSSSLEFLNLGKNQFEGKILEPISKLINLKRLDLSFLNISYPIDLRLLSSLKSLLDLYLSGNSLLATSLSADSDIPPNLETLDMSDCDLTEFPNV, via the exons ATGGTTCTGGTGGTCCATGAAAATGGGACCGAGATCGAGATCAGTGAGGAGCAGATGGAACACAGGGAGGACGAGGAAGAAGAGATAACGGAGGTAGCGGAGCTGTCTGTCAATTCTGTAGTGGGATTGTCCGCTCCCCATACCATCAAGCTAAGAGGGACGATCAATGGAGAGGAGGTGGTAGTCTTGATCGACAGCGGGGCCACTCACAACTTCATCTCGGAGAGCTTGGTGAGGAGGCTAGGGTTGACTCGAGGAACGTCGCGAGGATACGGAGTGATGGTCGGAGGTGGAATGATAGTACAGGGGAAGGGAATTTGTGAAGAGGTGCAGCTCAAATGCTCCTCTCTAAAGTTTCTAAGTGTGGACAACAACAACATCAAAGATACGTTTCCTTTCTGGCTCAAGGGTTTGCCTAATTTGCAAGCCTTTACTCTCCGTTCAAACAGATTCTACGGTCCTATATCCCCTCCTGGTCAAGGTCCTCTAGCGTTTCCCGAGCTACGCATACTTGAAATAGCTGATAACAAATTTACAGGAAGCTTGCCCCAAGATTACTTTGTGAACTGGAAAGTTATGACCGAAGATGGGA GCCTCTTGAAGACATTGATTGCACTTAACTTATCAAACAACGCCTTCACAGGCCATATTCCTCGGTCTTTGGAAAATGTTACGGAGCTTGAGTCACTAGACCTATCAAGAAACAAACTATCAG TGTGGCTCATAACCAACTCAAAGGCGAAATACCACAAGGACCACAATTTAGTGGGCAAGCTGAATCATCATTTGAAGGGAATCCAGGTCTATGTGGTCTTCCTCTCCAAGGAAGTTGCTTTGCGCCACCACCGACACAACAGTTTTGAGGAAGAAGATGAAGAAGAGGAAGGAGTGTTGAACTGGAAAGCAGTGGTTATAAGGTATGGGCCTGGATTGTTATTGGCTCATGTTACTGCTTCATACAAGCTGAAGTGGTATTGGTATCTCAAGATAGTTGGTCTGGATAAGCACAAGGAAGTAAAACCAG ATGATGTTGTCGTTGGTCTTGTTGCTTGTCTTCCTCGCCAGATTGAAGCTTTTACGCAGTTCACAAACGAGTTTGATACTCGTTCGTGCAACCATAGCGACTACTCTAATAATGGAGCTTGGTGCGACAACTCCACGGGTGCAGTCACCAAGATACATCTCACGGGCTGTCTAAGTGGAACTCTGAAGCCCAACAGTAGCCTATTTGGGTTCCAACAACTCCGTCACCTTGTTCTCAGCAACAACAACTTCATCTCCTCTACACTCCCTTCCAAGTTCGGCAATCTCAACAGATTAGAGGTCTTGATTCTTTCCTCGAACGGCTTACTTGGCGAAGTTCCTTCTTCAATTAGTAATCTAAGCCAACTTTCCATTTTAAAACTTTCCAAAAATAAGCTCATTGGTAGTTTCCCACTCATAAGTAATCTAACCAAGCTCTCGGTCTTGAGTTTATCTCAAAATCTATTCACCGGAACCATACCTTCATCTATCTTCACAATGCCTTCCCTGTTTTATCTCAATGTGAATGATAACCATCTAACCGGTCCTCATGAAGTTCCAGACTCCTCTACTTCATCTAGTCTCGAGTTCTTGAACCTTGGGAAAAACCAATTTGAAGGAAAAATCTTAGAGCCTATCTCAAAACTCATCAACCTCAAGCGTCTCGACCTTTCTTTCCTAAACATCAGCTACCCAATTGACTTAAGGCTCCTCTCATCTCTCAAATCTTTGTTGGACCTTTATCTTTCTGGTAATAGTTTACTGGCTACTAGTTTAAGTGCTGATTCCGACATCCCACCGAACTTGGAAACCTTGGACATGTCGGACTGCGATCTCACCGAGTTCCCAAACGTCTAA
- the LOC106338076 gene encoding uncharacterized protein LOC106338076: protein MAPRPNEWTQMQQFLEDFKENFQDNMRRTMAEAIQAGVQAGVQAAFAANGACANAGPAAPQQRHRQHHNPVFDEANGESDDENSFGDDINNRQEHLGRDQQPQCNNDTRWTAGIKVEIPEFHGGSQPEDLLDWIVTVDEFLEFKEVPGNRQVSLIATRFRGHATSWWNQLKLSRTRRGKEKITSWDKLKKHMQKTFIPYNFERLLFQKFHNIRQGTRSVEDYANEFYQILTRVDIQDSEDQLVARFVAGLRPQLQNMLHQFDPGSVAEARQRALLVEQQARISTGQWTGNTRPRTITTTTDDTKSSTGRDTTGTRVDTRPTETAPAAIEPRPSRPNALRCFTCGERGHIQTACPNKGRRGLIANDREIIGEPIYDEDEENCDEAEEEQVHGDTGTFLMLCRNYLAPKTTEAWQRTSLFTSTCTVKGKICRFVVDSGCSANVVSEEAVRKLALTPEAHPHPYRLLWMQTGAEVFVSQRTMVSLSIGSFYKDNLYCDIAPMDVSHIILGRPWQ from the coding sequence ATGGCACCTCGTCCTAATGAATGGACGCAGATGCAACAGTTTCTGGAAGATTTCAAGGAAAATTTTCAAGACAACATGAGACGAACAATGGCTGAAGCAATTCAAGCCGGAGTCCAGGCTGGGGTTCAAGCTGCCTTCGCCGCCAACGGCGCTTGCGCTAACGCAGGACCCGCAGCACCACAACAACGCCATCGACAACACCATAACCCTGTTTTTGACGAGGCTAATGGCGAGTCCGACGATGAAAATTCGTTCGGGGATGACATCAACAATCGACAAGAGCATCTTGGTCGGGATCAACAACCACAATGCAACAATGACACACGCTGGACTGCGGGTATTAAAGTCGAAATCCCAGAATTTCATGGGGGGTCACAACCTGAAGACCTTCTTGACTGGATCGTTACGGTCGATGAATTCTTGGAGTTCAAAGAAGTACCGGGCAATAGACAAGTCTCTTTGATTGCAACACGATTCCGTGGGCATGCCACCTCTTGGTGGAACCAACTCAAACTTTCTCGTACCAGACGGGGGAAAGAAAAAATAACCTCTTGGGACAAGCTTAAGAAACATATGCAGAAAACCTTTATTCCGTATAATTTTGAACGACTGTTGTTTCAAAAGTTTCATAACATACGACAAGGGACGCGTTCTGTTGAAGACTATGCCAATGAGTTCTATCAAATACTCACACGAGTTGATATTCAGGACTCAGAGGATCAGCTCGTCGCTCGTTTTGTTGCCGGTTTACGACCGCAGCTTCAAAATATGCTTCACCAGTTCGACCCGGGATCTGTTGCGGAAGCTCGCCAGAGAGCTCTATTGGTAGAACAGCAAGCTCGCATCAGCACCGGTCAATGGACGGGGAACACACGACCTCGTACAATCACAACCACCACAGACGACACTAAATCTTCAACGGGACGTGATACTACAGGAACTCGAGTGGATACTCGACCAACGGAAACCGCTCCTGCAGCAATAGAACCTCGACCTTCCCGTCCTAATGCTCTCCGTTGTTTTACCTGTGGGGAACGCGGGCACATACAAACGGCTTGCCCTAACAAGGGTCGCCGGGGACTAATTGCCAATGATCGTGAAATAATTGGTGAACCTATTTACGATGAGGACGAAGAGAATTGCGATGAAGCCGAGGAAGAACAAGTTCATGGTGATACGGGTACGTTTCTCATGCTTTGCCGCAATTATCTTGCTCCAAAAACGACCGAGGCTTGGCAGCGCACGTCATTATTCACCTCGACTTGCACCGTCAAAGGCAAGATTTGTCGCTTCGTGGTTGATTCGGGTTGTTCAGCGAATGTAGTTTCGGAAGAAGCAGTTCGCAAACTCGCACTTACACCAGAGGCACATCCACATCCTTACCGATTATTATGGATGCAAACCGGCGCAGAGGTCTTTGTGTCTCAACGAACAATGGTATCCCTCTCTATCGGGTCTTTCTACAAAGACAATCTTTATTGTGATATCGCGCCAATGGATGTCTCACATATCATATTAGGACGGCCATGGCAATAA